In Helianthus annuus cultivar XRQ/B chromosome 3, HanXRQr2.0-SUNRISE, whole genome shotgun sequence, a single window of DNA contains:
- the LOC110929666 gene encoding calcium/calmodulin-regulated receptor-like kinase 1, producing MKERSSGLIIGISIGVVIGALLAVGGLLCFRFHRKRPQIGNSSSRRAATIPIRANGADTCTILSDSSMGTESSRTSVQNGVPLWLGGLKKGHVVAASGILEYSYKDLQKATYNFTSLIGQGAFGSVYKAQMTTGEAVAVKVLATDSKQGEKEFQTEVMLLGRLHHRNLVNLVGYCAEKGQHMLIYVYMSKGSLASHLYSEKHDVLSWDLRVQIALDVARGLEYLHDGAVPPVIHRDIKSSNILLDQAMGARVADFGLSREDMINRNASNIQGTFGYLDPEYISTRTFTKKSDVYSFGVLLFELIAGRNPQQGLMEYVELAAMNTEGKVGWEEIVDSHLEGNFDEQELNDVAALAYKCVNRSPRKRPSMRDIVQALSRILMMRPNKKHHRRDSSVAADEVALNVDQLGRRSPMNGEHRRFESFGSTAESCEA from the exons ATGAAAGAGAGGTCATCTGGTCTGATAATTGGGATCTCGATAGGAGTGGTGATTGGAGCTCTTTTAGCCGTAGGTGGGCTACTTTGCTTTAGGTTTCACCGGAAACGACCTCAAATCGGTAATAGCAGTTCTAGGAGGGCAGCGACTATCCCCATTCGTGCAAATGGTGCTGATACTTGCACCATCTTATCTGATTCGTCAATGGGTACTGAATCGTCAAGAACTTCTGTACAAAATGGCGTCCCGTTGTGGCTTGGTGGTCTTAAGAAGGGTCATGTGGTTGCCGCTTCTGGAATTCTCGAGTATTCTTACAA AGATCTACAGAAAGCAACCTACAATTTCACCTCATTGATAGGCCAAGGGGCGTTTGGTTCGGTTTATAAAGCTCAGATGACCACTGGAGAAGCAGTTGCCGTTAAAGTTCTTGCAACCGATTCCAAACAAGGCGAGAAAGAGTTCCAAACAGAG GTTATGTTATTGGGAAGATTACATCACAGGAACCTTGTGAATTTGGTAGGATATTGTGCAGAAAAGGGTCAACATATGCTTATATACGTCTATATGAGCAAAGGCAGTCTAGCATCTCATTTGTACA GCGAAAAGCATGACGTGTTAAGTTGGGATCTTAGAGTTCAAATAGCTTTAGATGTAGCTAGAGGATTGGAATATCTCCATGATGGA GCTGTTCCTCCAGTAATACACAGGGACATCAAATCTTCTAACATCCTGTTGGATCAAGCAATGGGAGCTAGG GTGGCTGATTTTGGACTTTCTAGAGAGGATATGATTAACAGAAATGCCTCCAATATACAGGGAACGTTCGGATATCTTGATCCTGAATATATATCAACAAGAACTTTCACCAAAAAAAGTGATGTTTACAGCTTTGGAGTTCTTTTATTTGAACTTATTGCTGGAAGAAACCCTCAGCAGGGTCTCATGGAATATGTTGAGCTT GCAGCGATGAACACCGAGGGAAAAGTTGGATGGGAAGAGATAGTGGATTCGCATCTCGAAGGAAACTTTGACGAGCAAGAACTGAACGACGTTGCGGCTCTTGCATACAAATGCGTAAACCGCTCCCCAAGAAAAAGACCATCAATGAGGGACATTGTGCAAGCACTTTCTCGTATTCTTATGATGAGACCTAACAAAAAACATCATAGACGTGATTCGTCTGTTGCAGCTGACGAGGTTGCTCTTAATGTAGACCAACTAGGTCGTAGAAGTCCTATGAACGGTGAACATCGAAGGTTTGAATCTTTTGGTAGCACGGCTGAGTCATGTGAAGCTTGA